TCCCTTGTAAGCTTCTACTTTTATATCATCATATTTTCCCGAGAAAATGATTACAAATGCTgagttatatatgtatttggtaTAAATGTGTTTTAGATGCATTGGTGCAACTTCAGTGTGGTGGAAACGTGGTTTCGAGTTCAACAACAAATGGATCTGGCATATTCTCCATATTATTAGATCCATTGCAATTCCTTGTCCCTTCATTGATCAACAATTGCAACTTAGCCGTAAAAACTCCTCTCTCCAATTGCAATACCTCCCTTCCATCCATCGGGGGATTGTCTTCAACCTTACAAGTCGTCGGAAGCACCGTTGCTGGACTCTTGAACATCACCAACATCATCCCTACCGGGTTCGGGTTTTTACGAGCATGATAAAACTCGAAAACTAGAACAAGAACATCCATTGAACAAGTGATAAATAAGGTGGTCGTTTTGAATGTTGAATGTGGCTATAGCGTCGCTCTTTGTCGAATAATTATTGTTGGCTTATAATTGATACAAACGTGGGGCTATAACAATGTCTGTAATTCTTAATAAAACTTACATTTTGTCATGTAAGTAAAGTCCCAATGTAATCTTGCTATGTttcgataaataaataaagttgtgTTTGATAATACTTATTATATTGAAAACGACAACTTTcaagataattatattaaaatttcaattaatacttttttttaaaatgttaacatttaatattaaaatgttaaattgattttattttaaaatttaatataaattatctctttatttttaaataaataaaaatttattatatttaatttttatctacaATTATCATaaccaatataaaatattatattaggccatgtttgataaaatattgaaaatattcaaacaactgaaatttaatttttaaacaggTTTGATAACTCacaataaaaatactaaataaatttcttttacaaaaaaGTAAAACCTACTTCTTACTTATAACCTACTAGAATAAAttcaatgatttttattttattttattttatttcatttaagattatattatcctttataaaataatataattatactcaatatttaattttaaataatatgccAAACagattttataacttaaactcaacacttaaatttttatacttattttctcaatacttaatttttagtttatcaaatataaccttaataaaattaaaataaaatagtttattatgataaaaataataatttatgaaaccaatatatatttagaattacaaacaatataattatattctatatttaatttatattaatataccaaataaattataatggttataaaattttgtatttaattttgaaacatttaattcaatttatcaccGATTAACTTGTTAAGCCCAATCTCTCCAACCCACCTTCAAATTGGCTTCCGTTTTTAGCAACAACTTCCATTCGTCCAAGGCAGTCGGTTGGTTGGCGGTATGGCGAGCAATTGCCACCCCTGTGGTTCTCATCGTCCTTACTTCCACCTCCTTTGACGATCATCGATAGTTTTTTCAACATGAAGAGGTTTGATTTGGAATAATAATTTGTGGCCTTGATTTGACCTTTATCTTCTCTCGATGGGCTTGCTCTAGCAACCATCTGCCCTTTTTTGGTTGGGCTTTTCCTATCCGATGGTTCTTCTGCTGATCTATCATTTCCAAAGAGTGGGGGTGGTTATGGTTCCATCGACAAGATAGCATTTTGACGACTCTTGCCACTTGAGATTCATCATTTCTGAACTCCATAATTTGTAATGTTAGTAATTGCAACTTTTCATAAATGTGGAAACATCCTATATATACTAAAGCAaagtttttattcaaataacaaaattaaattttgctgCACCACTTCTACTTCTCACATTTAGTTTGagttataaaaacacaaaagaaaaaaaagctaaTACTATTGTCGGTTTTATAAGGAGTAAATCTCATTTGATTGCATTCGCCGCCAATACATTTATCGTAATCAAATCCTTTAGTTGAGTTTCTATTAAATAAGTAATAGGATAAACTACACCTATGgttatttttgtttactttgGATTACATTtaagtcacttatgtttgaaatattacattttagtcacttacgttatcatgttgtaacatgtTAGTCACTGAGctattaattgttgttaacggTGTACTAGTAAGCTGACGTGACACattaaaaatcatcatttcaaacaaaaatttaggttaaattatacaattggtccccatatttttttcgctttgagcaatttaattttttgttttatgattgTAGTAGGCCCAAATTGGCCCAGGCCCGTGTGGAATAAATAATGGGACACAGCCCAATTTTTACAAAGCCCAAATTAAACCCTAGCCTTAACCCCCCTCAAAAAAAGAGAACCATAGCAGCATTTGCCAGTAGCCGCCGCAGCTCACCCTCTCCGCACAAATCGCGCCTCCACGATCGTCGTACCTGCGAGAAAAGCGGATCCAACATCAGTATTCATCGCaacaataacaagaaaataaggattcttttgatttttttttttgatattttgatgttttatttcgGTTATATAAACCGATtgtaaaaaagataaaagggGAATTTTTGGCAATGTAAAAAAGCACAGAGAAAAGAAATCGAAAGAAAAACAGAGAATACAAAGTTTTTTTCTTAAGGTGAATCGGGTTcctatagttttatttttatttttttttcttttgcgttttatgcttttttaaagaaataaaagaagcaaACAGAAGAGGAAACTTACCTTTTCGCTGAAATTGCCGAGTTGGTGCCCTCTCCGTCGAGATTGGAGACCGGGCATCGACGAAGGCCGTGGGTATAAAGCTGACCGGCGGCGCTCAAGGGTTTGGAGAAGCCCTAAAAGAACATATGTTCTTTTTTGCTTcagagaaaatagaaataggtttaaattattttttttttaattttaagaatggACAAAGCAGGCGCCGTTTGGTTTTGGGAGGGGCGTCCGTGCATATTAACTTGAAATGAGAGATTTGCGTTACTAGTCCCTCCTGGTTGCGACGCGCTTCAATCAAGaccattttgttatttttttaaaatttagccgcatatttcaattttgtttcgATTTAATCCAGTGCTGCGCAGCGTTTAGGAGAgtgggattaatttccctttagGTCCTCCATTGTTTCCTGCGCATTCAAGATTggtccttttttaatttaatttatttcgaATTTGCCCCTGTTTTTTcgtcttttgttcaatttaatccatttttttaaaactttcttatttattattatattatatattatcattattactattattatctCCATATTCATTCGCATGCattgtgtttttatataatatatatatatatgcatgttttacaGAACACGTCtacctatatatattttatacatatgttttattttatttttattttattttatttcctaacttctatatatatatatatatatatattaatttcaaaaatcttttttacttttgtaaatatgtatacttataccTTTTGTATTATCCTTCataaatctttttatttctttttattttatcttttatctttttaacttttgtataccttatattttatatgtatatatataattatacattttattattttttaaatatatacacaaatacatatttttatatttttatcttattttcacgattttcaaacacatatatacatgtattttttattagtttttttttgatatattccattccttccttttatatgtatacttgtatatgtGTATTAAATATATGCATCTGTGATTctcaaatttacttgtatattgtgtctgtatatatatattttgtaaatacatgtacatatatatttaaattaaagtatttgtttcatgttatacattaattttttagcataccttttagaaaatatgtattttggtttcgtcaaaacattaaaatcatcatattttataaattttcaaaatacttggtgtacatgattctcgagaaagaccgtgtcctaacttactggattgcgattattctTGATTTAATTTAGAACGCTAAGTATTCATTTTGCATTAAAttcgcaaattttaaataaaagcttattctcgggaattcaaaaatgttgggtcctaacttactggtcctgatattttgactactcgaaataagaattttcaaaagcaaaaggcaatattcaggtattttgaagatttaaaaatattgtgccctaactcactgggtgtggtgttttatttctttgaaataagaatgtcttattattttgattcattcatggGATAAAAAGTTTCctcttaaaatcttttcaaattttcgacaccaaggcattaaagaatcaatttggtaccgattttgggcgttacgagggtgctaatccttcctcgtgcgtaactgactcccgaactcattttctcaaatttcgtagaccaaaatcatttttaaggtgagccgatcacaccttaatcaaggatcggtggtgactccagtttttgtttttttaagtcgacaactaaaattttgttttcaaaaaacggtttcaaCAATgatcttttaactttcctttttttctattattttctgCTTCTCTCTCTGTTTTCCTactttctccatttcttttaatgtatCAAGAAGTTGAATTGGCAATGAAGAAAGAACCAGAAAGTCGAAAGTTGTCattgcctataaccaaaactCATAAACACATACCATATGCTAACTATCAAAACCCTCCACCACCACCCATCGTCTTCATTTCATCCACTAACACCTTCACCACTACCATGACCTCATTCATAACAAACCTAACAATATCATCTCCTCACCAAATAAACCCGCGTTCAAATCAATCAAGAATCTAAgtaaacaacaattaataagCCCTAAAAAATCACAGAGAGCCAAAGATTAggcttgaaacaaagaaaaaaagtgtaaaaaaatagagagaaatgGAGAAAAAGAGGGGTTAGATTCAAGTCAAGGGGTTCGAGGTATTCCGGCAACTTTCTTGTCGATCCTAACAGTCAGGAATGAGGTATTAGTGAGGAGGAGCATATATCAGAAAATCGAGTCAATCTAATGGCCAATGATGGAGACAAAGGGTGTAGCTGGCCCCagcccccctaaaatggaaaattttctatttaggccctttaaaatttttaaaagtttaaattagtaaaggtaaaattacactttgccccctaaaatgataaaaatttgatttaatccttaaaaattataaatatatagactattaaaatggtgaaattgtacttttgctatcgtaaaaattacaatttaatttcgatccctcctaaaaaaaatttctggcTTCGCCCTTAGATGGAGATTCAATCTTGGGTTGTCCAAAAGTTGGGAATTTTTTGAGATGTTTTGGAAATGAGGTCATGGTAGTGGCGAATgtgttagttgatgaaatgaaGATGATGGGTGATGGGTGATGGTAGAGGGTTTTGATAGTTAGCATATGGTATGTGTTATGGATTTTGGTTATAAGCAATGATGACTTTCGACTTCTTGCTTCTTTCTTTattgccaattcgacttcctgatacgttaaaagaaatggagaaggtagGAAAACAGAGAGAGAAGCagaaaagaatggaaaataaaaaaattaaattgctcaaaacgaaaaaatatggggaccaattgtataatttaacctaattttttttgtttgaaatgataatttaactaattacactgttaacgacaattaacgactcagtgactaaaacgtTACAAAGTCAAAACGTaggtgactaaaacgtaacatttcaaatataagtgactaaaatgtaatctgacataaacaaaagtgaccatgagtgtagtttaccctaagtAATATGTTGATgctgtttttaaaaaataaagttatacactattatttttttatggtaAGTAAATATTCTATATATTGAATATTCCACGTATTATTGttagatatgaaaaaataatatattatgtaaatctctaaaattttggtaaaaaattgatttaggaaaaatattttattaaatactcgacaatttaattctattttgacttttactattttcttttatatattaactttagGAGTTAATAGGAGTATTTTAGATAGTATCAAAAATCAATAGGGGTGAAAATACTTTGATTTGCAatagttcaaaataattttgttcTATCTTCTATTGAAATAGAGAATAGGATAAAAATCTTATAAGAAAgcgaaaactaaaataaataaaaagcgtAATAATGATCTTAGTTAAGGCAATTTGGATTCACCAATCCTACATACACGAAGTCTCACTCAGAGAATGATTCTGTTCAACAATTTATCTAGTAGAACTATTGGCTTATGCCCAGGGGCGAAGTCAGATTTTTTTTAGGGGGgaccgaaattaaattgtaatttttacgatggtaaatttacaatttcaccattttaataccttatatctttataatttttaaaagactaaattttttatcatttttagagaggacaaagtgcaattttacctttattaatttaaaattttaaagggcctaaatggaaaattatagattttaggGGGCCTACCAACCCCCTTGCTATGCCCCTGCTTAATCCTAATCCACCCCTATAATGAAGAATAATTGCAACCTCAAAGTTAAATCCAAATGGTCAGAATCACTCTCTTCAAAATCTCATAATACAATCAAGAATAACTCTCCAATAATTGCCTAAGCAAAAGGTGTTTGAACGCATGATAATTagctttaaattttcttaagaaAAACACCCACAAAAAGCACACCCCTACTATGCGATATAACATCCTATAAATAggtttttgtataattttattcaacttaGTAGTCTTCAACAAATCAATCCTACTTGAAGGAAATCTGATCAGCCCTTTAGCAAAATAGTCACCCATTTAAAGTCAATCTCAATCTGATTAGCTCCTTATCCCTTAGGAAAGCAAGATAGAATCCTATTCAAAGTCtaactcttttaattccttTAGTTATGCCGCTgcataaaatttcttttaacttgTTTAAATCTAGTTTCCTTGTTCATAAAAACATTTCTAGCACATCCTCCACTTGCTGCTTAATATAAATAACCAATATTACTTTTATACGAGTCAAAATTGCCAACAATACAAGAGATACTTTCATTACTTTAAACATGTTGTTCTAACTTTTGTTCGAGCCAGACATGgaacaatagaaataggaaGTCAAAGTTTCTAACAATATCCCCTTTTAGCATTGCGACAAAACCATGCAACAAATGATTAACACACATAAACAAGGGAACTAGATTATAACTCCCTTTAAGAAAGTTCTTCATCAAGTTTCATGCTTTAAAACTCCCTCTTTCACCTTGAATCATCAAATCATCATCATGCATAAATCTAGTAAGCAATAACATAAAACAACTTGAACAAAGTATATTTGCTATCAATCTTGATCTCCCTCTTTTTGGAAAAAATGCCAAAGAGACTCTTCCTCACCATATAGTCTTCTCTAGATTATCTCATCAAAGTGCATAAACATCCAATATAGTAACAAGGTTTAAGAATAAAACCAAGCATAACCATAACCAActtcaagtttaaaaattaaactatgaGCAAATTAAATGCACCAAAATAGTCAACCAGCAAAAGTGTTGGATTTGGTGCTCTGGGTGTAGTATATTTGTGTGTAAACTTGTACTTTTTCGaataaattggttaataaaacaaattcattgattacattaatatactttatataatttttaacatatggtttttgcacgcaaagaaaaatggaagaaaatattgctcattggttgtctaatg
This genomic window from Gossypium raimondii isolate GPD5lz chromosome 10, ASM2569854v1, whole genome shotgun sequence contains:
- the LOC105777643 gene encoding phylloplanin; this translates as MALKTLMLVCLLVAAMALIPPIAEAQLGGLISGLLGLIRIQGTVFCTVDGNMGVNGTATPVFPYALVQLQCGGNVVSSSTTNGSGIFSILLDPLQFLVPSLINNCNLAVKTPLSNCNTSLPSIGGLSSTLQVVGSTVAGLLNITNIIPTGFGFLRA